In Chelonoidis abingdonii isolate Lonesome George chromosome 22, CheloAbing_2.0, whole genome shotgun sequence, one genomic interval encodes:
- the GLTP gene encoding glycolipid transfer protein — translation MALLLEHEFRVVPADREIETGPFLDAVAHLPPFFDCLGTPIVYSPVKADLAGNIKKIRAVYESNPTKFKTLKNILEVEKELYGPAWPKTGATLALMWLKRGLKFIQVLLQSLSDGEKDEENPNLIRVNALKAYEIALKKYHGWMLQKLFSGSVYALPYKSDLLKALEKGKEVNEEETIEKIHQFLAKATPVLDAIYDMYTKMNAELNYKA, via the exons atgGCGCTGCTGCTGGAGCACGAGTTCCGGGTGGTGCCGGCGGACCGGGAGATCGAGACCGGCCCCTTCCTGGACGCTGTGGCGCATCTGCCGCCCTTCTTCG ATTGCCTTGGGACACCAATAGTGTATTCGCCAGTCAAAGCAGATCTAGCTGGAAATATCAAG AAAATCCGAGCAGTTTATGAATCAAATCCTACCAAGTTCAAAACGCTAAAGAACATTTTGGAAGTGGAGAAGGAACTGTATGGACCAGCATGGCCAAAAACTGGTGCAACACTGGCACTAATGTGGCTAAAAAG GGGCCTGAAGTTCATTCAAGTTCTCCTGCAGAGCCTTTCAGATGGTGAGAAGGATGAGGAAAACCCAAACCTTATCCGAGTCAATGCACTGAAAGCCTATGAAATAGCTCTGAAGAAATATCATGGTTGGATGCTGCAGAAGCTCTTTTCA GGATCTGTCTATGCTCTTCCATACAAGTCGGATTTACTGAAGGCTcttgagaaaggaaaagaagtgaATGAGGAGGAGACTATAGAAAAGATCCATCAGTTCCTAGCAAAAGCCACTCCTGTGCTGGATGCAATTTATGATATGTACACAAAAATGAATGCAGAACTGAACTACAAAGCTTAA